Proteins from a single region of Sinorhizobium alkalisoli:
- a CDS encoding ABC transporter permease: protein MRIELEKRAKASTLYSILSPFLAFALTIVLGGIMFALLGKDPVTALYSYFVEPLIEVWSLHELAIKAAPLILIGVGLSVCFRSNNWNIGAEGQFIIGAIAGSILPVVFHGWHSALMLPLMLLMGIIGGALFAAIPAFLKAHMNTNEILTSLMLVYVAQLFLDWLVRGPWRNPEGMNFPETRRFAAEAILPEMLASGRAHWGFAFAIIAALLVWFMMRYTLRGFEITVLGQSARAGRFAGFSSRKMIWFSMLFSGALAGLAGIAEVSGAIQQLRPVISPGYGFTAIIVAFLGRLNPLGIIAAGLVLALTYLGGEAAQLSLGVSDKVTRVFQGLLLFFVLSCDTLIHYRIRLVWERFSAAKLDEAH from the coding sequence ATGCGCATTGAACTCGAAAAGCGCGCCAAGGCCTCGACGCTCTATTCAATCCTGTCGCCATTCCTCGCCTTCGCGCTGACCATCGTCCTCGGCGGCATCATGTTCGCGCTTCTCGGCAAGGACCCGGTGACCGCGCTCTACAGTTACTTCGTCGAGCCCTTGATCGAGGTGTGGTCGCTGCATGAGTTGGCGATCAAGGCCGCGCCGCTGATCCTGATCGGCGTCGGCCTCTCCGTCTGCTTCCGGTCCAACAACTGGAATATCGGCGCCGAGGGCCAGTTCATCATCGGCGCGATCGCCGGCTCGATCCTCCCGGTGGTCTTCCATGGGTGGCACTCGGCTTTGATGCTGCCGCTGATGCTTCTCATGGGCATCATCGGCGGCGCGCTCTTTGCCGCGATACCCGCCTTCCTGAAGGCGCATATGAACACCAACGAGATCCTGACGAGTCTGATGCTGGTCTATGTCGCCCAGCTCTTTCTCGATTGGCTGGTGCGCGGCCCCTGGCGCAATCCGGAGGGAATGAACTTTCCCGAAACCCGCAGGTTCGCCGCCGAGGCGATCCTGCCGGAAATGCTTGCCTCCGGACGTGCGCATTGGGGTTTCGCCTTCGCCATCATCGCGGCGCTGCTCGTCTGGTTCATGATGCGTTACACGCTCCGTGGCTTTGAGATCACCGTCCTTGGCCAGTCTGCGCGGGCCGGGCGCTTCGCCGGCTTTTCGTCGCGTAAGATGATCTGGTTCTCGATGCTGTTTTCCGGCGCGCTTGCCGGGCTCGCGGGCATTGCGGAAGTGAGCGGCGCCATCCAGCAGTTGCGGCCGGTGATTTCGCCCGGCTACGGCTTCACCGCGATTATCGTCGCCTTTCTGGGGCGCCTCAATCCACTCGGCATCATCGCCGCCGGCCTCGTGCTGGCGCTCACCTATCTCGGCGGCGAGGCGGCACAGCTGTCGCTCGGCGTGTCGGACAAGGTGACGCGCGTCTTCCAGGGCCTGCTGCTGTTCTTCGTACTCTCCTGCGATACGCTCATCCATTATCGCATCCGGCTGGTATGGGAGAGATTTTCGGCAGCCAAGTTGGATGAGGCGCACTGA
- the pcsA gene encoding phosphatidylcholine synthase, which translates to MKFFNYRRVPYAEIRAFSVHILTASGSFLAFLGVVAAAEHRFVDMFWWLGLALLVDGIDGPIARKVQVKEVLPNWSGDTLDNVIDYVTYVLLPAFALYQSGMIGEPWSFVAAGAIVVSSAIYYADMGMKTDEYFFSGFPVVWNMVVFTLFVIQASEVTASVVVFLSVVLTFLPVNFLHPVRVQRLRSLNLGVFLVWSVLGMYALLLHFDTPPWVALGVVATGIYLYVIGFILQLFPNLGRV; encoded by the coding sequence ATGAAATTCTTCAACTATAGACGCGTGCCCTATGCCGAAATCCGCGCCTTTTCCGTGCATATCCTGACGGCGTCCGGCTCGTTCCTGGCCTTTCTCGGTGTTGTGGCGGCGGCCGAGCATCGCTTTGTCGATATGTTCTGGTGGCTGGGCCTCGCCCTGCTCGTCGACGGGATCGACGGGCCGATTGCGCGCAAGGTGCAGGTGAAGGAAGTGCTGCCCAACTGGTCGGGCGACACGCTCGACAATGTCATCGACTACGTGACTTACGTCCTGCTGCCGGCCTTCGCGCTCTACCAAAGCGGCATGATCGGCGAGCCCTGGTCCTTTGTCGCGGCCGGCGCAATCGTGGTTTCGAGCGCCATCTACTATGCCGACATGGGTATGAAAACAGACGAATATTTCTTCTCCGGTTTTCCGGTCGTGTGGAATATGGTCGTCTTCACCCTGTTTGTTATCCAGGCGAGTGAAGTCACGGCGTCCGTTGTTGTTTTTCTCTCTGTGGTGCTGACCTTCCTGCCGGTGAATTTCCTGCATCCGGTGCGGGTGCAAAGGCTGAGATCGCTCAATCTCGGCGTCTTCCTCGTCTGGTCGGTGCTCGGCATGTATGCGTTGCTGCTGCATTTCGATACGCCGCCCTGGGTGGCGCTTGGCGTGGTGGCGACCGGGATCTATCTCTACGTCATTGGTTTCATTCTGCAGCTGTTCCCCAATCTCGGGCGTGTTTAG
- a CDS encoding ABC transporter permease, translating into MGIVEAILLSVITAATPLVLAAAGELVAERSGVLNLGVEGMMIMGAVCAFAATQITGSPYLGVLAGIAAGALFSLLFGVLTLTLVANQVATGLALTLLGLGASGMIGESFLGMQGIKLQPIAIPLLSEIPVVGPLLFRQDAIFYLSIAIVAGVHWFLFSSRAGLKLRAVGDSHASAHALGVDVIRTRYLAVLFGGACAGLAGAQLSLVYTPQWVENMSAGRGWIALALVVFSSWRPWRVVAGGYLFGAVSISQLHAQAFGIGIPSQFLSSLPYVATIVVLILISHNRRMTLINTPASLGKPFVPDR; encoded by the coding sequence ATGGGCATCGTCGAAGCAATTCTCCTGAGCGTCATCACCGCGGCAACGCCGCTGGTGCTTGCGGCCGCCGGCGAACTCGTCGCAGAGCGGTCCGGCGTGCTCAATCTCGGTGTCGAAGGCATGATGATCATGGGGGCGGTCTGCGCCTTCGCGGCCACCCAGATCACCGGCTCGCCCTATCTCGGGGTTCTTGCCGGCATTGCCGCGGGTGCCTTGTTTTCGCTCCTCTTCGGCGTCCTTACACTGACGCTTGTTGCCAACCAGGTGGCGACCGGTCTGGCGCTGACGCTGCTTGGCCTCGGCGCGTCCGGCATGATCGGCGAGAGCTTTCTCGGCATGCAGGGAATCAAGCTGCAGCCGATTGCCATTCCGCTCCTGTCGGAAATCCCCGTCGTCGGTCCGCTCCTCTTCCGGCAGGATGCGATCTTCTATCTTTCGATCGCGATCGTTGCCGGCGTCCATTGGTTCCTGTTTTCAAGCCGCGCCGGGCTGAAGCTCAGGGCGGTCGGCGACAGCCATGCCTCGGCGCATGCGCTGGGTGTCGACGTTATCCGCACCCGCTATCTGGCGGTTCTCTTCGGCGGCGCCTGTGCCGGCCTCGCGGGTGCACAGCTCTCGCTGGTCTACACGCCGCAATGGGTGGAGAACATGTCGGCCGGCCGCGGCTGGATCGCGCTGGCGCTCGTGGTGTTTTCGTCCTGGCGGCCGTGGCGTGTGGTCGCGGGCGGCTATCTCTTCGGGGCCGTCTCGATCAGCCAGCTTCACGCGCAAGCCTTCGGCATCGGCATCCCGTCGCAGTTCCTTTCTTCGCTTCCCTATGTGGCGACAATTGTCGTACTCATACTGATATCGCACAACCGGCGGATGACCTTGATCAATACGCCGGCATCGCTCGGCAAGCCGTTCGTGCCGGATCGGTGA
- a CDS encoding UbiH/UbiF family hydroxylase yields MDHYDIVIIGAGLAGSLSAVALARHGHRVALVGPRPAIADGRTTALMDQSIEYLKELELWDEVAPLTAPLVAIHIIDDTRRLLRAPPVNFRAAEVGLEAFGYNIPNAPFLEILERCEASLPTLDRIAVAATVFDLGDVEARVGLGDGRMLTADLIVGADGRRSAVRQAADIDTLTWSYPQAAVVLNFAHELPHQDVSTEFHTPSGPFTQVPLPGNRSSLVWVQKPRDAEETVKLPLEVLSHTIEERLHSILGQVTAEGKPQSFPLSGMIARRFGKGRLMLVGEAAHAFPPIGAQGLNLSLRDVMTAVELVGPATEGRLPADAGDRFDRERRMDILSRTASVDLLNRSLLSSFLPVQAMRAVGLQLLSSAGPLRGLLMREGIHPGSALRSLKEGLRETFTRRSA; encoded by the coding sequence ATGGATCACTACGACATCGTCATCATCGGCGCCGGACTTGCCGGCTCGCTGTCCGCGGTCGCGCTAGCCCGCCACGGCCATCGCGTCGCACTGGTCGGTCCACGTCCGGCGATTGCGGACGGGCGCACCACGGCCCTGATGGACCAATCGATCGAATATCTGAAAGAGCTCGAACTCTGGGACGAGGTCGCGCCGCTGACGGCACCGCTGGTCGCGATCCACATCATCGACGATACGAGGCGGTTGCTGCGGGCGCCGCCCGTCAATTTCCGCGCAGCGGAAGTCGGCCTCGAGGCGTTCGGCTACAACATCCCCAATGCGCCCTTCCTCGAGATCCTCGAAAGATGCGAAGCGAGCCTGCCCACGCTGGATCGCATCGCCGTGGCGGCGACGGTCTTCGATTTGGGCGATGTCGAAGCGCGCGTCGGCCTCGGGGACGGCCGCATGCTGACCGCGGACCTGATCGTCGGCGCCGATGGCCGGCGCTCGGCGGTCCGGCAAGCGGCGGATATCGACACGCTCACATGGTCCTATCCGCAGGCGGCGGTCGTTTTGAATTTCGCGCACGAACTGCCGCACCAGGACGTGTCGACGGAATTCCATACGCCAAGCGGACCATTCACGCAGGTGCCGCTGCCCGGCAACCGCTCGAGCCTCGTCTGGGTCCAGAAACCGCGCGATGCCGAAGAAACCGTGAAACTGCCGTTGGAGGTCCTGTCGCACACTATCGAGGAGCGGCTGCACTCGATCCTTGGGCAGGTGACCGCCGAAGGTAAGCCGCAGTCCTTCCCGCTGTCCGGCATGATCGCCCGACGCTTCGGCAAGGGCCGCCTGATGCTCGTCGGGGAGGCTGCGCACGCCTTCCCACCGATCGGGGCGCAGGGATTGAACCTCAGCCTTCGCGACGTGATGACGGCCGTCGAACTCGTGGGCCCGGCGACCGAAGGCCGCCTGCCGGCCGATGCCGGCGACCGATTTGACCGAGAGCGCCGTATGGACATCCTCAGCAGGACGGCGAGCGTCGACCTCTTGAACCGGTCGCTGCTTTCGAGCTTCCTGCCCGTCCAGGCGATGCGGGCCGTCGGGCTCCAGCTTCTTTCCTCCGCCGGACCGCTGCGGGGCCTCCTGATGCGCGAAGGCATTCATCCCGGCAGCGCCCTGCGATCGCTCAAGGAGGGCTTGCGGGAGACGTTCACCAGAAGGAGCGCCTGA
- a CDS encoding ABC transporter ATP-binding protein, with protein sequence MPLKGSNASGPLLAVRNLTKFFGSFAACSAIDLHIEPGEIHALLGENGAGKSTLVKMLFGVLAPTAGEIRWKGEAVRIASPGDARKLGIGMVFQHFSLFEALTVAENIALSMDRNVSLARVAEEASRLSHAYGLPLDPKAHVADLSVGERQRIEIVRALLQNPQLIILDEPTSVLTPQEADRLFETLHKLKSEGRSVLYISHRLEEVQRLCDRATVLRHGKVTGACDPRAETPASLARMMVGSDVAAVTPEGTSTKGDVQLEARHLSVPARTPFAVSLKNVCLKVRAGEVLAIAGVAGNGQSELFDALSGEYPVPNSDAVQIRQKPVGTKNINARRLMGAGFVPEERHGHAAVSALSLSDNLVLARNQSDRRAFLGGGFLKIIRQGAVKAATKRISEAMDVRKSGEDPPAGSLSGGNLQKFIVGRELDRQPAVLVVNQPTWGVDAGAASRIRQALVDLAKAGSAVLVISQDLDEIFEVATEIAVISEGRLSNAYPARELSREKIGLLMGGIHGPTESAGAAHAH encoded by the coding sequence GTGCCTCTAAAGGGATCAAATGCGAGCGGTCCGTTGCTGGCCGTGCGCAACCTGACGAAATTCTTTGGTTCGTTCGCCGCCTGCAGCGCGATCGATCTGCACATAGAGCCCGGAGAAATCCATGCCCTCCTCGGAGAGAACGGGGCGGGGAAGTCGACGCTGGTGAAGATGCTGTTCGGCGTGTTGGCGCCGACGGCTGGCGAGATCCGGTGGAAGGGCGAGGCCGTCCGCATTGCGAGCCCGGGCGACGCGCGAAAGCTCGGCATCGGCATGGTGTTCCAGCACTTTTCCCTGTTCGAGGCGCTGACGGTTGCCGAGAACATCGCGCTGTCCATGGACAGGAATGTTTCGTTGGCGCGGGTTGCGGAGGAGGCGTCGCGGCTCTCGCATGCCTACGGCCTGCCGCTCGATCCGAAGGCGCATGTGGCCGACCTTTCCGTCGGCGAGAGGCAGCGCATCGAGATCGTGCGGGCGCTTCTGCAGAATCCGCAATTGATCATCCTCGACGAGCCGACCTCGGTCTTGACGCCGCAGGAGGCCGATCGCCTGTTCGAGACGCTGCACAAGCTGAAATCCGAAGGCCGCTCCGTGCTCTATATCAGCCACCGCCTCGAGGAGGTGCAGCGCCTCTGCGACCGTGCCACGGTCTTGCGGCACGGCAAGGTGACCGGCGCCTGCGATCCGCGCGCGGAAACGCCCGCCTCGCTTGCGCGCATGATGGTCGGCAGTGACGTCGCGGCCGTCACCCCGGAAGGGACCAGCACCAAGGGCGATGTGCAACTGGAGGCGCGCCATCTTTCGGTGCCCGCGCGCACGCCCTTCGCGGTTTCGCTGAAGAATGTCTGCCTCAAGGTGCGGGCGGGGGAAGTGCTGGCGATCGCAGGCGTCGCCGGCAACGGCCAGAGCGAGCTTTTCGATGCGCTTTCGGGCGAATATCCGGTGCCCAATAGCGATGCCGTCCAGATTCGGCAAAAGCCGGTCGGAACGAAGAACATCAATGCACGGCGGCTGATGGGGGCCGGCTTCGTGCCGGAGGAGCGACACGGGCATGCAGCGGTCTCGGCGCTTTCGCTCTCCGACAACCTTGTTCTCGCACGCAATCAGTCCGACCGGCGCGCATTTCTCGGTGGTGGCTTCCTGAAGATCATCCGCCAAGGCGCGGTCAAGGCGGCGACCAAGCGCATCTCCGAGGCGATGGACGTTCGCAAGAGCGGCGAGGATCCGCCGGCCGGCTCGCTTTCGGGCGGCAATCTGCAGAAATTCATCGTCGGGCGCGAGCTCGACCGGCAGCCCGCCGTGCTCGTCGTCAACCAGCCCACCTGGGGCGTCGATGCGGGCGCCGCCAGCCGCATCCGGCAGGCGCTGGTCGATCTCGCAAAGGCGGGATCCGCCGTCCTGGTGATCAGCCAGGACCTCGACGAAATATTTGAAGTAGCGACAGAGATCGCGGTGATCAGCGAGGGGCGCCTTTCCAACGCCTATCCGGCCCGCGAACTTTCGCGCGAGAAGATCGGCCTGCTGATGGGCGGCATTCATGGCCCCACGGAAAGTGCGGGAGCGGCACATGCGCATTGA
- a CDS encoding quinone oxidoreductase family protein, which yields MAQAIVVRELGGPEVLKMEGVTLAPPGPGEVQIRQVAIGLNFIDVYFRTGLYKSAKGLPFIPGKEGAGIVTAVGDGVSLFSVGDRVAYASADGAYASERNVESSQLVKVPDGISLETAAAMMLKGMTAQYLLNQTFQVGPETTLLFHAAAGGVGLIAGQWAKALGATVIGTAGSQEKIELALAHGYDHVINYNTENFVDRVKELTAGRGVDVVYDSVGRDTFPGSLDCIRPRGLWVSFGNSSGPVDAFNIGILAQKGSLFATRPTLFGYIATRPALEACANSLFDVVQGNKVRININQTYPLAEAGRAHTDLESRRTSGTTLLIP from the coding sequence ATGGCACAGGCGATCGTTGTCCGCGAGCTCGGCGGACCGGAAGTTCTGAAGATGGAAGGCGTGACGCTGGCGCCGCCCGGACCGGGAGAGGTGCAGATCCGCCAGGTGGCCATCGGCCTGAATTTCATCGATGTCTATTTCCGCACCGGGCTCTACAAGTCGGCCAAGGGCCTGCCCTTCATTCCGGGCAAGGAGGGCGCGGGGATCGTCACGGCCGTCGGTGACGGCGTCAGCTTGTTTTCGGTCGGTGACCGGGTGGCCTATGCCTCCGCGGACGGCGCCTATGCAAGCGAACGCAATGTGGAGTCCTCGCAACTCGTCAAGGTTCCGGACGGCATCAGTCTCGAGACGGCCGCGGCAATGATGCTAAAGGGCATGACCGCGCAGTATCTCCTGAACCAGACATTCCAGGTGGGCCCGGAGACGACCCTGCTCTTTCATGCGGCCGCCGGCGGCGTCGGCCTCATTGCCGGGCAGTGGGCGAAGGCGCTCGGTGCAACCGTGATCGGCACGGCGGGATCGCAGGAGAAGATCGAACTGGCGCTCGCCCATGGCTACGACCACGTCATCAACTACAACACCGAGAACTTCGTCGACCGCGTCAAGGAATTGACGGCCGGCCGGGGCGTCGACGTCGTTTACGACTCGGTCGGCCGCGACACCTTTCCAGGCTCGCTCGACTGCATCAGGCCGCGCGGCCTGTGGGTCAGCTTCGGCAATTCCTCCGGCCCGGTGGACGCGTTCAATATCGGCATCCTGGCGCAGAAGGGATCGCTCTTCGCCACCCGGCCGACCCTCTTCGGTTATATCGCGACGAGGCCCGCGCTGGAGGCATGTGCAAATTCCCTGTTTGATGTTGTGCAAGGCAACAAAGTGCGTATCAATATCAATCAGACCTATCCGCTCGCCGAGGCCGGCCGGGCGCATACGGACCTCGAATCAAGAAGAACGAGCGGAACGACATTGCTGATTCCCTGA
- a CDS encoding hemolysin family protein, translating into MSEFFVIFLLLLINAFFALSELAVVSASKPLLRQMVKQGNRRAEGALKLAEDPGKFLSTVQVGITLVGILAGAYGGATIAAKLAPVLDQVMWINPYGNTVAVALVVTLITFLSVVIGELIPKQIALRNPEGLALFVATPMTWLSRFTAPVVYVFETAAALAIRLMGMRPDDVDRVTEEEVQAIMAEGVESGAIEKSEHEMLRRIIRLGDRSVKSIMTHRTEVSFIDVADSPETIGRKVRDFGHSRYPVVEGPTGEVIGAVLVKEILNAPLAPPFDLRNYVREILTLPETVSCLKALEAFKTSPIDMAMIVDEYGSMEGIITTADILEAIVGVMPSNYDDAEHAPIRQREDGSYLVDGRTSIDEINLQIGIEGIDPDADFETIAGFLVHELRKSPEEGDRVEAYGYRFEVVDMDGRRIDKILVSRGPEDSPA; encoded by the coding sequence ATGTCCGAGTTCTTCGTCATCTTTCTGCTCCTGCTGATCAACGCCTTCTTTGCGCTTTCGGAACTTGCAGTCGTCTCGGCAAGCAAGCCGCTGCTGCGCCAGATGGTGAAGCAGGGGAACCGGCGCGCGGAAGGCGCGCTGAAGCTCGCCGAGGATCCAGGCAAGTTCCTGTCCACGGTCCAGGTCGGAATTACGCTCGTCGGCATTCTGGCGGGCGCCTATGGCGGCGCGACCATAGCCGCAAAATTAGCACCGGTGCTCGATCAGGTGATGTGGATCAACCCCTATGGCAACACCGTTGCGGTGGCTCTCGTCGTCACGCTCATCACCTTCCTGTCGGTCGTCATCGGCGAGCTCATTCCCAAGCAGATCGCACTGCGCAATCCTGAAGGACTGGCGCTCTTCGTCGCGACCCCGATGACCTGGCTTTCGCGATTTACGGCGCCGGTCGTCTATGTGTTCGAGACTGCTGCAGCTCTCGCGATCCGGCTGATGGGCATGCGGCCGGATGACGTCGATCGCGTGACGGAAGAGGAAGTGCAGGCCATCATGGCGGAGGGCGTGGAAAGCGGCGCCATCGAAAAGAGCGAGCATGAGATGTTGCGGCGGATCATCCGCCTCGGCGATCGCAGCGTCAAATCGATCATGACTCACCGGACCGAGGTGAGCTTCATCGACGTTGCCGACAGTCCGGAGACGATCGGCCGCAAGGTCCGTGACTTCGGCCACTCGCGCTACCCCGTGGTCGAGGGCCCGACCGGCGAGGTGATCGGAGCGGTCCTCGTCAAGGAGATATTGAACGCGCCTTTGGCTCCGCCCTTCGACCTGCGCAACTATGTCCGCGAAATCCTGACGCTTCCCGAGACCGTCTCCTGCCTGAAGGCGCTCGAGGCATTCAAGACTTCGCCCATCGACATGGCAATGATCGTCGACGAATATGGCAGCATGGAAGGGATCATCACCACTGCCGACATACTGGAGGCCATCGTCGGCGTGATGCCTTCGAACTACGACGACGCCGAGCACGCGCCGATCCGCCAGCGCGAAGATGGCAGCTATCTTGTCGACGGCCGGACGTCGATCGATGAAATCAATCTGCAAATCGGTATTGAAGGCATCGATCCGGACGCCGATTTCGAGACGATAGCCGGCTTTCTCGTGCATGAACTGCGCAAGTCCCCGGAAGAGGGCGACCGGGTCGAGGCCTATGGCTATCGCTTCGAGGTCGTCGACATGGACGGCCGACGCATCGACAAGATCCTCGTCAGCCGCGGCCCGGAAGACAGTCCGGCCTGA
- a CDS encoding cytochrome c biogenesis CcdA family protein, producing the protein MSIADISIWTAILAGALSFLSPCVLPLVPPYLCYMAGVSVDQFRGGDAAAIGNTRRAVMFAALFFTLGFATVFVALGAGASSIGLLLRQHMDVLSRVGGIIIIVMGLHFLGVFRIGLLAREARFHGGGKPATMSGAYVMGLAFAFGWTPCIGPVLGTILGVAAARDTVGDGALLLAIYSLGLAVPFWVAAGFSGAFMRFLSRFRRHLGLVEKLMGMLLVAAGLAFLFGFVSTVAIWFQQAFPVLSQIG; encoded by the coding sequence TTGTCGATTGCCGATATATCCATCTGGACTGCGATTCTCGCGGGCGCACTGTCCTTTCTCTCGCCTTGCGTCCTGCCGCTCGTTCCTCCCTATCTCTGCTATATGGCGGGCGTTTCCGTCGATCAGTTCCGTGGCGGCGATGCCGCGGCGATCGGGAACACACGCAGGGCCGTGATGTTCGCGGCGCTTTTTTTCACGCTCGGCTTTGCGACCGTTTTCGTTGCGCTCGGGGCGGGGGCTTCGTCGATCGGCCTGTTGCTGCGGCAACATATGGACGTGCTGTCGCGCGTCGGCGGTATCATCATCATCGTCATGGGCCTGCATTTCCTGGGTGTCTTCCGCATCGGCCTGCTTGCCCGGGAAGCGCGTTTTCACGGCGGCGGTAAGCCGGCGACGATGTCGGGCGCCTATGTCATGGGGCTCGCCTTTGCCTTTGGCTGGACACCCTGCATCGGCCCGGTGCTCGGCACGATCCTCGGCGTCGCCGCGGCGCGCGACACCGTCGGCGATGGTGCCCTGCTGCTTGCGATCTACTCGCTCGGCCTTGCGGTTCCGTTCTGGGTGGCTGCGGGCTTCTCGGGGGCGTTCATGCGCTTTCTTTCGCGCTTCCGGCGCCATCTCGGGCTGGTCGAGAAGCTGATGGGCATGTTGCTGGTTGCGGCCGGGCTCGCCTTCCTTTTCGGCTTCGTCAGCACCGTGGCGATCTGGTTCCAGCAGGCTTTTCCGGTTCTCTCGCAGATCGGCTGA
- a CDS encoding FadR/GntR family transcriptional regulator: MKSLLETVISGTPKRTSHAQVVDQLGKAIVSGEFPVGSILPGDPELAARFRVSRTVLREAMKTLAAKGMVVPRARIGTRVTPRKEWNLFDADILTWHFACGVDEEFLQHLSEVRLAFETHAAALAARNASDAEIATMMRLAVAMGHANHTAETLAEADLKFHLALLDASGNPFLRTVGSLIEAALVGVFRLSSPTDDVGGIDEVAQNHIHIVEEIGKRDEAGARQAMEYVIRYGRDRIHRALHAETGEGA, encoded by the coding sequence GTGAAGAGCTTGCTTGAGACCGTGATATCCGGGACGCCGAAACGGACGAGCCATGCGCAGGTGGTGGATCAACTTGGCAAGGCCATCGTTTCGGGGGAATTTCCGGTCGGGAGCATATTGCCGGGCGACCCAGAGCTGGCTGCACGCTTCCGGGTGTCGCGGACGGTCCTGCGGGAGGCGATGAAGACGCTTGCCGCCAAGGGCATGGTCGTTCCGCGCGCCCGAATCGGCACGCGTGTCACGCCTCGCAAGGAGTGGAACCTGTTCGACGCGGATATCCTGACCTGGCATTTTGCTTGCGGGGTGGACGAGGAATTTCTCCAGCACCTCAGCGAGGTGCGCCTTGCCTTCGAGACCCATGCCGCCGCACTTGCGGCTAGAAACGCGTCCGATGCGGAAATCGCCACGATGATGCGCCTCGCGGTGGCGATGGGCCATGCGAATCATACGGCGGAAACGCTCGCCGAGGCCGATCTCAAGTTCCATCTTGCGCTTCTCGATGCATCCGGAAATCCGTTCCTCAGGACGGTCGGCAGCCTGATCGAGGCCGCCCTCGTCGGTGTTTTCCGGCTGAGTTCGCCCACGGACGATGTAGGCGGCATCGACGAGGTTGCGCAGAATCACATCCACATCGTCGAGGAGATCGGCAAGAGGGACGAGGCCGGCGCCCGGCAGGCGATGGAATACGTCATCCGATACGGGCGCGACCGCATCCATCGGGCATTGCACGCCGAAACAGGCGAGGGGGCGTGA
- a CDS encoding BMP family ABC transporter substrate-binding protein, with product MKKLLLALATTTAVLGFAAAASAQEKAKICFVYVGSKTDGGWTQAHDIGRQQVENELGDKVETQFLENVPEGPDAERAIERLARSGCGLIFTTSFGFMDATITIAQKFPDVKFEHATGYKTAPNVATYNSRFYEGRYIQGQIAAKMSEKGVAGYIASFPIPEVVMGINSFVIGARSVNPDFKIKVIWANTWFDPGKEADAAKALIDQGVDILTQHTDTTAPMQVAAERGIKAFGQASDMIAAGPKTQLTAIVDTWGAYYVKRAQAFLDGTWESTSSWDGLKDGILTMAPYTNMPDDVKAMAEATEAKIKSGELKPFTGPLNKQDGSPWLKEGETADDATLLGMNFYVEGVDDKLPQ from the coding sequence ATGAAAAAACTACTCCTCGCCCTCGCAACCACGACAGCGGTGCTCGGATTTGCAGCGGCCGCAAGCGCACAGGAAAAGGCCAAGATCTGCTTCGTCTATGTGGGCTCCAAGACCGATGGCGGCTGGACCCAGGCGCATGACATCGGTCGCCAGCAGGTTGAAAACGAGCTCGGCGACAAGGTCGAAACGCAGTTCCTCGAAAACGTGCCGGAAGGACCTGATGCCGAGCGCGCCATCGAGCGCCTGGCACGCTCGGGCTGCGGCCTGATCTTCACCACGTCCTTCGGCTTCATGGATGCGACGATCACCATCGCGCAGAAATTCCCGGACGTGAAGTTCGAACATGCGACCGGCTACAAGACCGCGCCGAATGTCGCCACCTACAACAGCCGTTTCTATGAGGGCCGCTACATCCAGGGCCAGATCGCGGCGAAGATGTCGGAGAAGGGCGTCGCCGGCTACATCGCGTCCTTCCCGATCCCGGAAGTGGTGATGGGTATCAATTCCTTCGTGATCGGAGCCCGCTCGGTCAATCCCGACTTCAAGATCAAGGTCATTTGGGCCAACACCTGGTTCGACCCGGGCAAGGAAGCCGACGCCGCCAAGGCGCTGATCGACCAGGGCGTCGATATCCTGACCCAGCACACCGACACGACCGCGCCGATGCAGGTCGCCGCCGAACGCGGGATCAAGGCATTCGGTCAGGCGTCGGACATGATCGCAGCCGGTCCTAAGACGCAGCTGACGGCGATCGTCGATACCTGGGGTGCCTATTACGTGAAGCGCGCCCAGGCGTTCCTCGACGGAACCTGGGAATCGACCTCGAGCTGGGATGGCCTCAAGGATGGTATCCTGACCATGGCGCCCTACACGAACATGCCCGATGACGTGAAGGCAATGGCTGAAGCGACGGAAGCCAAGATCAAGTCCGGCGAATTGAAGCCCTTCACCGGCCCGCTCAACAAGCAGGATGGCAGCCCGTGGCTCAAGGAAGGCGAGACCGCCGACGACGCCACGCTTCTCGGCATGAACTTCTATGTCGAGGGCGTGGACGACAAGCTGCCGCAATAA